From a single Brassica napus cultivar Da-Ae chromosome C9, Da-Ae, whole genome shotgun sequence genomic region:
- the LOC106373297 gene encoding glutathione S-transferase T3-like: MDFHPFTESANFVDLLNSQQSVSSTQVPFLATEGIEDLHFAEASRNKERRTWTPTDDIVLISSWLNMSKDAVIGNEQRSLAFWTRIDAYYNASPKVAGCEKREASHCKNCWQKINDIVCKFCDAYEAATRQKTSGQNENDVLKLAHEIFFTNHNKKFTLEHAWTELRNDQKWCALSTAKKDGSSKKRMCEDDSEMMEHSATDDGGKKRPQGVKAAKKGCSKERMSKKTVLDGNGLSNFQTMWGIKKQDLDMKERLSKMKLLDSLIAKPELLAAYEEGLKKKLIDELMSN; encoded by the coding sequence ATGGATTTTCATCCATTTACCGAGTCTGCAAACTTTGTTGATTTACTTAACAGTCAGCAAAGTGTTTCTTCAACGCAAGTTCCCTTCTTAGCTACTGAAGGCATCGAAGATTTGCACTTTGCTGAAGCCAGTCGTAATAAAGAACGAAGAACCTGGACGCCTACAGACGATATTGTTCTCATCAGCTCGTGGTTAAACATGAGCAAAGATGCAGTAATAGGGAATGAGCAAAGGTCGCTTGCATTCTGGACAAGAATTGATGCGTACTACAATGCTAGTCCTAAGGTTGCTGGCTGTGAAAAGAGAGAGGCATCTCACTGCAAGAATTGTTGGCAGAAGATCAATGACATCGTTTGCAAGTTCTGCGATGCATATGAAGCAGCTACCAGACAGAAAACAAGTGggcaaaatgagaatgatgtccTCAAGCTAGCACACGAAATCTTCTTCACCAACCATAACAAAAAGTTCACTCTAGAGCATGCTTGGACAGAATTGCGTAATGACCAGAAGTGGTGCGCCTTGTCTACTGCTAAAAAAGATGGAAGCTCCAAGAAGAGGATGTGTGAGGATGATTCAGAGATGATGGAGCATTCTGCTACTGATGATGGAGGAAAAAAGCGTCCTCAAGGTGTTAAGGCAGCAAAGAAAGGATGCAGCAAAGAAAGGATGTCTAAGAAGACAGTGCTTGATGGGAATGGCCTGTCTAATTTTCAGACAATGTGGGGCATCAAGAAGCAAGATTTAGACATGAAAGAAAGGCTGTCCAAGATGAAGTTATTGGACAGTCTCATTGCTAAACCCGAACTTCTTGCGGCTTATGAAGAAGGTTTGAAGAAGAAACTCATTGATGAGTTAATGTCTAATTAG
- the LOC106376290 gene encoding cation/H(+) antiporter 24-like isoform X2, with protein MVRHFPSNDRILMPIHIGFWPEDPPPTGEVSTRDLSSRLPVVCRHVHSKQPFGMFRGENAMNYAFSTFLIEAILIIFFIKITCFLLRPLRQPRIVCEIIGGMMIGPSMLGGSRNFNYYLFPPISNYICENLGLLGFVYFFFITAAKTDVSAIAKSPRKHKYIAVIGIVVPLVCTLATGMAMRDKMDKNMRKFSSVGSIAFALAFSSFPVIYTVLRDMNLLNSEVGKFAMSVALIGDMAAIVALIFFEALNQVEEGGATAIVWYLISVVIFNAFMSLVVGRALEWVVDQTPEGKLVDQNYIVMILMGVLVACFITDMFGLSMGMGPILLGFIVPQGPPLGSTLAIRSETFIHEFLMPFSFGLVGLKTNVNLITNDIWEQKLSPLVYMTAVGFISKFLAVFSAAVFFKVPTRDSLTLGLMLNLRGQIDTLLYLHWIDKNIIGLPGFAILVLHALVVTGIATPLISFLYDPDRPYRISKYRTIQHTPPSTEVGLVLAVADHEALSGLFTFLDLANPTTSSPFCIYAIQLVELMGRASPVFIDHEEEEEDEEDDEEEVEEEEDEGARRNQVQTAFRLYQERRVECVTLRAYTAHAPKRLMYHNICQIALANKTAFILLPYQQERLDDDAPTELRNSGMLSVNADVLAHTPCSVCIYYDKGRRRNARSQETYRFVVLFLGGADNREALHLADRMTVNPDISLTVIRFLSFNHEGEDEREKKLDDGVVTWFWVKNEDKERVSYREVVVKNGAETLAAIQALNDNDYDLWITGKREGINPKIIEGLAEWSENHQLGVIGDTVAGSVFASEGSVLVVQQQVRNQKGSGFLNGKFDYKKLVSHWSCNNC; from the exons atgGTTAGGCATTTCCCCAGCAATGACCGGATTCTCATGCCAATCCATATTGGGTTCTGGCCGGAGGACCCACCACCCACCGGTGAGGTTAGTACTCGAGACCTCTCGTCTAGACTTCCGGTGGTTTGTCGACACGTTCACAGTAAGCAACCATTTGGAATGTTCAGAGGCGAAAACGCTATGAACTATGCATTTTCAACTTTCTTGATCGAGGCAATTCTTATtatcttcttcatcaaaatcacATGCTTCCTCCTTCGACCTCTACGTCAACCTCGTATCGTCTGCGAGATCATT GGTGGAATGATGATAGGACCGTCGATGCTTGGAGGAAGCAGGAACTTCAACTACTACTTGTTCCCACCGATATCAAATTACATATGTGAAAACTTGGGACTGTTGGGATTTGTTTACTTCTTCTTTATCACTGCGGCCAAAACTGACGTTTCAGCCATTGCAAAGTCTCCAAGAAAGCATAAGTACATTGCTGTGATCGGCATTGTCGTCCCCCTGGTCTGCACTTTGGCCACGGGGATGGCAATGCGAGACAAAATGGACAAGAACATGAGAAAGTTTTCATCAGTTGGATCGATTGCGTTTGCCTTGGCTTTTAGTTCTTTCCCTGTCATCTACACCGTCTTAAGAGACATGAACCTTCTCAACTCTGAAGTAGGCAAGTTCGCCATGTCGGTGGCTCTCATTGGAGACATGGCAGCGATTGTTGCTCTTATTTTTTTCGAGGCCTTGAATCAGGTAGAGGAAGGAGGAGCCACGGCTATAGTTTGGTATCTTATATCGGTGGTTATATTCAATGCTTTTATGTCTTTGGTTGTGGGACGAGCTCTTGAGTGGGTGGTCGACCAAACGCCAGAGGGGAAACTCGTCGACCAAAACTATATTGTAATGATTCTCATGGGTGTTCTTGTCGCTTGTTTCATTACAGACATGTTTGGTTTATCTATGGGCATGGGACCCATTTTGCTAGGGTTCATTGTCCCTCAAGGTCCACCTTTGGGTTCGACGCTGGCTATTAGGAGCGAGACTTTCATCCATGAGTTCTTGATGCCTTTCTCCTTTGGTTTGGTGGGACTCAAGACCAATGTCAATCTTATCACCAATGATATTTGGGAACAAAAGCTCTCTCCTCTCGTCTACATGACAGCCGTTGGATTCATCTCTAAGTTTCTCGCTGTGTTTTCCGCTGCTGTCTTCTTTAAAGTCCCCACCAGAGACAGTCTCACGCTTGGTCTCATGTTGAACTTGAGAGGCCAGATAGATACCTTGCTCTACTTGCATTGGATAGACAAAAATATAATCGGTTTACCCGGTTTTGCTATCTTGGTTTTGCATGCCCTTGTGGTTACGGGAATAGCAACACCGCTTATCAGTTTCCTTTACGATCCAGATCGTCCTTACAGGATCAGCAAGTACCGCACCATACAACACACTCCCCCGTCTACCGAGGTGGGACTTGTTCTCGCCGTCGCCGACCACGAAGCCTTGTCCGGTTTGTTCACCTTCCTCGACCTTGCTAATCCCACTACAAGTAGCCCCTTTTGTATATATGCTATCCAGTTAGTGGAATTAATGGGGCGAGCCTCGCCAGTTTTTATCGACcacgaggaggaggaagaggatgaggaggacgatgaggaagaggtggaagaagaagaagatgaaggtgCCCGGAGAAACCAGGTGCAAACCGCATTTAGGTTGTACCAAGAGAGAAGAGTTGAATGTGTAACGCTACGTGCCTACACAGCTCATGCTCCAAAGCGTCTAATGTACCACAACATTTGCCAGATAGCATTGGCTAATAAAACCGCTTTCATTCTCTTACCTTATCAGCAAGAACGTCTCGACGACGATGCACCAACGGAGCTACGTAACTCCGGCATGTTATCCGTGAACGCGGATGTCTTGGCGCACACGCCATGCTCTGTTTGTATCTATTACGACAAGGGACGTCGTAGAAACGCTCGGTCCCAAGAAACGTACCGTTTTGTTGTTCTGTTCTTAGGAGGAGCTGACAACAGAGAAGCTCTGCATCTGGCCGACAGGATGACGGTGAATCCAGACATAAGCTTGACGGTGATCAGGTTCTTGTCGTTTAACCATGAAGGAGAGGACGAGAGGGAGAAAAAGCTGGACGATGGGGTGGTGACGTGGTTCTGGGTCAAGAATGAAGACAAGGAGAGGGTTAGTTACAGGGAGGTTGTGGTCAAGAACGGTGCGGAGACGCTGGCTGCAATACAAGCGTTGAATGACAACGACTATGATCTGTGGATAACGGGGAAGAGAGAAGGTATCAATCCGAAGATTATAGAAGGGCTTGCGGAGTGGAGTGAGAACCACCAGCTTGGAGTGATCGGAGACACTGTGGCGGGGAGTGTGTTTGCCTCGGAAGGCTCGGTGTTAGTAGTACAGCAACAGGTGAGGAACCAGAAGGGTAGTGGTTTCTTGAATGGCAAGTTTGATTACAAGAAGTTAGTGTCTCATTGGTCTTGTAATAATTGTTAG
- the LOC106376287 gene encoding SWR1 complex subunit 6-like, with protein MEEDMANRRVSSRTRKVATKMAAALTSTDNRTQAAIARLEALENDNGAVEVVDLNDDEEASLDEDDDLGYVQKKQQKGSKRKTRQAKALEARKAPKSFTELLQEANLESLPSHVPTYLKAAVGPPTSSSRRHFCTVCGYIAGYNCCLCGMRFCSIRCQNIHKDTRCQKFVA; from the exons ATGGAGGAAGACATGGCAAACCGTCGAGTCTCGAGCCGTACTCGTAAGGTTGCTACGAAGATGGCGGCAGCTCTTACAAGCACCGACAATCGAACCCAG GCTGCTATAGCTAGGCTGGAAGCTTTAGAGAACGACAATGGAGCCGTCGAGGTGGTTGATTTGAACGATGATGAAGAAGCCTCTCTCGACGAAGACGATGATCTCG GTTACGTGCAGAAGAAGCAGCAGAAAGGATCAAAGCGTAAAACTCGACAAGCAAAAGCTTTGGAGGCTCGTAAAGCTCCCAAGTCCTTCACTGAGCTCTTGCAGGAG GCAAATTTGGAATCTTTACCGTCGCATGTCCCCACTTACTTGAAAGCAGCAGTGGGACCTCCGACTTCGTCTTCTCGCCGCCATTTCTGCACGGTCTGTGGGTACATTGCAGGATACAATTGCTGCTTATGCgggatgcgtttttgttctatccGTTGCCAAAACATTCACAAGGACACTCGTTGTCAGAAGTTTGTTGCATAG
- the LOC106376290 gene encoding cation/H(+) antiporter 24-like isoform X3, with protein MSILDEKASELEGGMMIGPSMLGGSRNFNYYLFPPISNYICENLGLLGFVYFFFITAAKTDVSAIAKSPRKHKYIAVIGIVVPLVCTLATGMAMRDKMDKNMRKFSSVGSIAFALAFSSFPVIYTVLRDMNLLNSEVGKFAMSVALIGDMAAIVALIFFEALNQVEEGGATAIVWYLISVVIFNAFMSLVVGRALEWVVDQTPEGKLVDQNYIVMILMGVLVACFITDMFGLSMGMGPILLGFIVPQGPPLGSTLAIRSETFIHEFLMPFSFGLVGLKTNVNLITNDIWEQKLSPLVYMTAVGFISKFLAVFSAAVFFKVPTRDSLTLGLMLNLRGQIDTLLYLHWIDKNIIGLPGFAILVLHALVVTGIATPLISFLYDPDRPYRISKYRTIQHTPPSTEVGLVLAVADHEALSGLFTFLDLANPTTSSPFCIYAIQLVELMGRASPVFIDHEEEEEDEEDDEEEVEEEEDEGARRNQVQTAFRLYQERRVECVTLRAYTAHAPKRLMYHNICQIALANKTAFILLPYQQERLDDDAPTELRNSGMLSVNADVLAHTPCSVCIYYDKGRRRNARSQETYRFVVLFLGGADNREALHLADRMTVNPDISLTVIRFLSFNHEGEDEREKKLDDGVVTWFWVKNEDKERVSYREVVVKNGAETLAAIQALNDNDYDLWITGKREGINPKIIEGLAEWSENHQLGVIGDTVAGSVFASEGSVLVVQQQVRNQKGSGFLNGKFDYKKLVSHWSCNNC; from the exons ATGAGTATACTTGATGAGAAAGCTTCAGAATTGGAG GGTGGAATGATGATAGGACCGTCGATGCTTGGAGGAAGCAGGAACTTCAACTACTACTTGTTCCCACCGATATCAAATTACATATGTGAAAACTTGGGACTGTTGGGATTTGTTTACTTCTTCTTTATCACTGCGGCCAAAACTGACGTTTCAGCCATTGCAAAGTCTCCAAGAAAGCATAAGTACATTGCTGTGATCGGCATTGTCGTCCCCCTGGTCTGCACTTTGGCCACGGGGATGGCAATGCGAGACAAAATGGACAAGAACATGAGAAAGTTTTCATCAGTTGGATCGATTGCGTTTGCCTTGGCTTTTAGTTCTTTCCCTGTCATCTACACCGTCTTAAGAGACATGAACCTTCTCAACTCTGAAGTAGGCAAGTTCGCCATGTCGGTGGCTCTCATTGGAGACATGGCAGCGATTGTTGCTCTTATTTTTTTCGAGGCCTTGAATCAGGTAGAGGAAGGAGGAGCCACGGCTATAGTTTGGTATCTTATATCGGTGGTTATATTCAATGCTTTTATGTCTTTGGTTGTGGGACGAGCTCTTGAGTGGGTGGTCGACCAAACGCCAGAGGGGAAACTCGTCGACCAAAACTATATTGTAATGATTCTCATGGGTGTTCTTGTCGCTTGTTTCATTACAGACATGTTTGGTTTATCTATGGGCATGGGACCCATTTTGCTAGGGTTCATTGTCCCTCAAGGTCCACCTTTGGGTTCGACGCTGGCTATTAGGAGCGAGACTTTCATCCATGAGTTCTTGATGCCTTTCTCCTTTGGTTTGGTGGGACTCAAGACCAATGTCAATCTTATCACCAATGATATTTGGGAACAAAAGCTCTCTCCTCTCGTCTACATGACAGCCGTTGGATTCATCTCTAAGTTTCTCGCTGTGTTTTCCGCTGCTGTCTTCTTTAAAGTCCCCACCAGAGACAGTCTCACGCTTGGTCTCATGTTGAACTTGAGAGGCCAGATAGATACCTTGCTCTACTTGCATTGGATAGACAAAAATATAATCGGTTTACCCGGTTTTGCTATCTTGGTTTTGCATGCCCTTGTGGTTACGGGAATAGCAACACCGCTTATCAGTTTCCTTTACGATCCAGATCGTCCTTACAGGATCAGCAAGTACCGCACCATACAACACACTCCCCCGTCTACCGAGGTGGGACTTGTTCTCGCCGTCGCCGACCACGAAGCCTTGTCCGGTTTGTTCACCTTCCTCGACCTTGCTAATCCCACTACAAGTAGCCCCTTTTGTATATATGCTATCCAGTTAGTGGAATTAATGGGGCGAGCCTCGCCAGTTTTTATCGACcacgaggaggaggaagaggatgaggaggacgatgaggaagaggtggaagaagaagaagatgaaggtgCCCGGAGAAACCAGGTGCAAACCGCATTTAGGTTGTACCAAGAGAGAAGAGTTGAATGTGTAACGCTACGTGCCTACACAGCTCATGCTCCAAAGCGTCTAATGTACCACAACATTTGCCAGATAGCATTGGCTAATAAAACCGCTTTCATTCTCTTACCTTATCAGCAAGAACGTCTCGACGACGATGCACCAACGGAGCTACGTAACTCCGGCATGTTATCCGTGAACGCGGATGTCTTGGCGCACACGCCATGCTCTGTTTGTATCTATTACGACAAGGGACGTCGTAGAAACGCTCGGTCCCAAGAAACGTACCGTTTTGTTGTTCTGTTCTTAGGAGGAGCTGACAACAGAGAAGCTCTGCATCTGGCCGACAGGATGACGGTGAATCCAGACATAAGCTTGACGGTGATCAGGTTCTTGTCGTTTAACCATGAAGGAGAGGACGAGAGGGAGAAAAAGCTGGACGATGGGGTGGTGACGTGGTTCTGGGTCAAGAATGAAGACAAGGAGAGGGTTAGTTACAGGGAGGTTGTGGTCAAGAACGGTGCGGAGACGCTGGCTGCAATACAAGCGTTGAATGACAACGACTATGATCTGTGGATAACGGGGAAGAGAGAAGGTATCAATCCGAAGATTATAGAAGGGCTTGCGGAGTGGAGTGAGAACCACCAGCTTGGAGTGATCGGAGACACTGTGGCGGGGAGTGTGTTTGCCTCGGAAGGCTCGGTGTTAGTAGTACAGCAACAGGTGAGGAACCAGAAGGGTAGTGGTTTCTTGAATGGCAAGTTTGATTACAAGAAGTTAGTGTCTCATTGGTCTTGTAATAATTGTTAG
- the LOC106376290 gene encoding cation/H(+) antiporter 24-like isoform X1 codes for MRKLQNWRHFPSNDRILMPIHIGFWPEDPPPTGEVSTRDLSSRLPVVCRHVHSKQPFGMFRGENAMNYAFSTFLIEAILIIFFIKITCFLLRPLRQPRIVCEIIGGMMIGPSMLGGSRNFNYYLFPPISNYICENLGLLGFVYFFFITAAKTDVSAIAKSPRKHKYIAVIGIVVPLVCTLATGMAMRDKMDKNMRKFSSVGSIAFALAFSSFPVIYTVLRDMNLLNSEVGKFAMSVALIGDMAAIVALIFFEALNQVEEGGATAIVWYLISVVIFNAFMSLVVGRALEWVVDQTPEGKLVDQNYIVMILMGVLVACFITDMFGLSMGMGPILLGFIVPQGPPLGSTLAIRSETFIHEFLMPFSFGLVGLKTNVNLITNDIWEQKLSPLVYMTAVGFISKFLAVFSAAVFFKVPTRDSLTLGLMLNLRGQIDTLLYLHWIDKNIIGLPGFAILVLHALVVTGIATPLISFLYDPDRPYRISKYRTIQHTPPSTEVGLVLAVADHEALSGLFTFLDLANPTTSSPFCIYAIQLVELMGRASPVFIDHEEEEEDEEDDEEEVEEEEDEGARRNQVQTAFRLYQERRVECVTLRAYTAHAPKRLMYHNICQIALANKTAFILLPYQQERLDDDAPTELRNSGMLSVNADVLAHTPCSVCIYYDKGRRRNARSQETYRFVVLFLGGADNREALHLADRMTVNPDISLTVIRFLSFNHEGEDEREKKLDDGVVTWFWVKNEDKERVSYREVVVKNGAETLAAIQALNDNDYDLWITGKREGINPKIIEGLAEWSENHQLGVIGDTVAGSVFASEGSVLVVQQQVRNQKGSGFLNGKFDYKKLVSHWSCNNC; via the exons ATGAGAAAGCTTCAGAATTGGAG GCATTTCCCCAGCAATGACCGGATTCTCATGCCAATCCATATTGGGTTCTGGCCGGAGGACCCACCACCCACCGGTGAGGTTAGTACTCGAGACCTCTCGTCTAGACTTCCGGTGGTTTGTCGACACGTTCACAGTAAGCAACCATTTGGAATGTTCAGAGGCGAAAACGCTATGAACTATGCATTTTCAACTTTCTTGATCGAGGCAATTCTTATtatcttcttcatcaaaatcacATGCTTCCTCCTTCGACCTCTACGTCAACCTCGTATCGTCTGCGAGATCATT GGTGGAATGATGATAGGACCGTCGATGCTTGGAGGAAGCAGGAACTTCAACTACTACTTGTTCCCACCGATATCAAATTACATATGTGAAAACTTGGGACTGTTGGGATTTGTTTACTTCTTCTTTATCACTGCGGCCAAAACTGACGTTTCAGCCATTGCAAAGTCTCCAAGAAAGCATAAGTACATTGCTGTGATCGGCATTGTCGTCCCCCTGGTCTGCACTTTGGCCACGGGGATGGCAATGCGAGACAAAATGGACAAGAACATGAGAAAGTTTTCATCAGTTGGATCGATTGCGTTTGCCTTGGCTTTTAGTTCTTTCCCTGTCATCTACACCGTCTTAAGAGACATGAACCTTCTCAACTCTGAAGTAGGCAAGTTCGCCATGTCGGTGGCTCTCATTGGAGACATGGCAGCGATTGTTGCTCTTATTTTTTTCGAGGCCTTGAATCAGGTAGAGGAAGGAGGAGCCACGGCTATAGTTTGGTATCTTATATCGGTGGTTATATTCAATGCTTTTATGTCTTTGGTTGTGGGACGAGCTCTTGAGTGGGTGGTCGACCAAACGCCAGAGGGGAAACTCGTCGACCAAAACTATATTGTAATGATTCTCATGGGTGTTCTTGTCGCTTGTTTCATTACAGACATGTTTGGTTTATCTATGGGCATGGGACCCATTTTGCTAGGGTTCATTGTCCCTCAAGGTCCACCTTTGGGTTCGACGCTGGCTATTAGGAGCGAGACTTTCATCCATGAGTTCTTGATGCCTTTCTCCTTTGGTTTGGTGGGACTCAAGACCAATGTCAATCTTATCACCAATGATATTTGGGAACAAAAGCTCTCTCCTCTCGTCTACATGACAGCCGTTGGATTCATCTCTAAGTTTCTCGCTGTGTTTTCCGCTGCTGTCTTCTTTAAAGTCCCCACCAGAGACAGTCTCACGCTTGGTCTCATGTTGAACTTGAGAGGCCAGATAGATACCTTGCTCTACTTGCATTGGATAGACAAAAATATAATCGGTTTACCCGGTTTTGCTATCTTGGTTTTGCATGCCCTTGTGGTTACGGGAATAGCAACACCGCTTATCAGTTTCCTTTACGATCCAGATCGTCCTTACAGGATCAGCAAGTACCGCACCATACAACACACTCCCCCGTCTACCGAGGTGGGACTTGTTCTCGCCGTCGCCGACCACGAAGCCTTGTCCGGTTTGTTCACCTTCCTCGACCTTGCTAATCCCACTACAAGTAGCCCCTTTTGTATATATGCTATCCAGTTAGTGGAATTAATGGGGCGAGCCTCGCCAGTTTTTATCGACcacgaggaggaggaagaggatgaggaggacgatgaggaagaggtggaagaagaagaagatgaaggtgCCCGGAGAAACCAGGTGCAAACCGCATTTAGGTTGTACCAAGAGAGAAGAGTTGAATGTGTAACGCTACGTGCCTACACAGCTCATGCTCCAAAGCGTCTAATGTACCACAACATTTGCCAGATAGCATTGGCTAATAAAACCGCTTTCATTCTCTTACCTTATCAGCAAGAACGTCTCGACGACGATGCACCAACGGAGCTACGTAACTCCGGCATGTTATCCGTGAACGCGGATGTCTTGGCGCACACGCCATGCTCTGTTTGTATCTATTACGACAAGGGACGTCGTAGAAACGCTCGGTCCCAAGAAACGTACCGTTTTGTTGTTCTGTTCTTAGGAGGAGCTGACAACAGAGAAGCTCTGCATCTGGCCGACAGGATGACGGTGAATCCAGACATAAGCTTGACGGTGATCAGGTTCTTGTCGTTTAACCATGAAGGAGAGGACGAGAGGGAGAAAAAGCTGGACGATGGGGTGGTGACGTGGTTCTGGGTCAAGAATGAAGACAAGGAGAGGGTTAGTTACAGGGAGGTTGTGGTCAAGAACGGTGCGGAGACGCTGGCTGCAATACAAGCGTTGAATGACAACGACTATGATCTGTGGATAACGGGGAAGAGAGAAGGTATCAATCCGAAGATTATAGAAGGGCTTGCGGAGTGGAGTGAGAACCACCAGCTTGGAGTGATCGGAGACACTGTGGCGGGGAGTGTGTTTGCCTCGGAAGGCTCGGTGTTAGTAGTACAGCAACAGGTGAGGAACCAGAAGGGTAGTGGTTTCTTGAATGGCAAGTTTGATTACAAGAAGTTAGTGTCTCATTGGTCTTGTAATAATTGTTAG